Proteins from a single region of Aythya fuligula isolate bAytFul2 chromosome 3, bAytFul2.pri, whole genome shotgun sequence:
- the LAMP5 gene encoding lysosome-associated membrane glycoprotein 5 produces the protein MAGGRLPGLLFILHAAARLAAEQEVENLSGLSPNPEKDIFVVRENRTTCLMAEFAAKFLVPYDVWASNYVDLITEQADIPLSRGAEMKGKCGTNESELEISWLEQAYTLKLFFLKEGHNTSRGQEAFWRLGRIQFAYDTSERTYFKDAVSPGKHTANSHRLSALVTPAGKSYECQAQQTISLISSDHQKSVQLLLSEVRIQPFDITADFVFSEEHKCPVDQREQLEETLPLILGLVLGLVIVITLCVYHIHHKLTANQVQIPRDRSQYKHMG, from the exons ATGGCCGGGGGGCGCCTCCCGGGGCTGCTCTTCATCTTGC ACGCCGCGGCTCGCCTGGCTGCCGAGCAAGAAGTTGAAAACCTGTCCGGGCTCTCCCCTAACCCCGAAAAGGACATTTTCGTCGTGCGGGAAAACAGGACGACGTGCCTGATGGCGGAATTCGCCGCCAAGTTCCTCGTCCCTTACGACGTGTGGGCCAGCAACTACGTGGAT CTGATCACGGAGCAAGCCGACATCCCGCTGTCGCGGGGCGCCGAGATGAAGGGCAAGTGCGGCACCAACGAGTCGGAGCTGGAGATCTCGTGGCTGGAGCAAGCGTACACCCTCAAACTCTTCTTCCTGAAG GAGGGGCACAACACGTCCCGGGGCCAGGAGGCTTTCTGGAGGCTCGGCAGGATCCAGTTCGCCTACGACACCTCCGAGCGCACCTACTTCAAGGACGCCGTCAGCC CTGGGAAGCACACAGCCAACTCGCACCGGCTCTCTGCCCTGGTCACCCCAGCTGGGAAATCCTACGAGTGCCAGGCACAGCAGACCATCTCCCTTATCTCCAGCGACCACCAGAAGTCTGTGCAGCTTTTGCTGTCTGAAGTCCGCATCCAGCCCTTCGACATCACTGCAGATTTTGTCTTCAGTGAAG aaCACAAGTGCCCAGTGGACCAGAGGGAGCAGTTAGAAGAAACCCTACCTCTGATTTTGGGCCTGGTACTGGGGTTGGTTATCGTGATAACCCTCTGCGTTTACCATATCCACCACAAGCTCACGGCCAACCAAGTGCAAATTCCTCGTGACAGATCTCAGTACAAACACATGGGATAG